Part of the Erwinia amylovora genome is shown below.
ACCATTAAATACTGAGGGCTTAGCGCATTTGTCTGGAACATTAAATTCTTTAAAAGAATTGGTTCTCTCCTACTTTTACAATCCGGTATATATTTACTTCACAATTCCAATCGTGATAATTTGTGTATTCATGGTGGTATCTTACTACACACACAAAGAAAAAATATTACCCTTTATCATCTATGGTTTTATTTCATTCCTTATATTCCTCGTTTCACTGCTGGGGCCAGCAGTATTACTCCAGGATGCACCAGTATTCCCTCGTTCTCTGGTTTCATTTTCAGTCATACTGGTTATAATCGCCATACCGGTTATGCATTTCGCACCTTGCCTTAAATACGTCTCGCTTATACCAGTTATCACCGTATTTGCTTTTAGCGCCCAACTAAGCAGCGCCATGAAGTCACAGCAAGATTATGAAAATTTTGTTTTTAACATGATTGCAAAAGACATTTCCAGTCATAATAATCTAACCTCCATTGGAACTGTAGGATGGTTGAACTTTAATGAACGAACAAAAATTTTAATAGAAAATAAACCATTGATAGGTTATTTTGTTTTCCCAGCGACTGAGTTTTTAGCATCCTTTCAGTTGATCAACAAAGGATTGCCGCAAACTCTACATGGTTACGGTGATGAGAAAGGAAACAAAGATCGACTTGCTAACATGATAAATAAAGGAGTTACACCTGTATCATATAATGAATACTACTCATTATTCATATCTGATAACAATGCTATAGTCGTCCTAGGAAGAAACTATTTTTGATATTTATAAGCCCTCAATTTTGAATATGAGGGCTTTATTTTTACTCTCGTCGAAACAGTTCATCATGTCAGATAAAATAACTGGCCGCATACGGCGAGGGAGCTTATTTATATAATAAAGATATTTTGCAGGTTCAGGCGGCCAATCAATATTCGGTGCTGTTGAGATATCGACCCGATTCAATAATACCCGATACTTTTTCCAGTCTGCCAACGTCTGTTTTTCCACATCTGTAGCCATATCCAGATCAACAGCATCCTGTAATGGTGCAATCTGATTGTTCGCTGATTGCATCAAACTGGTTTTTTTAGCCTCAGTCTCACTTAGTAGCGCCGCTTTTTCTGTTTCTTCATCCTTTACCCACTTTTTTCCATCCCATTTCTTGGCTACCCTCCTACGGGGTTAGACGGTTTTTCACTGTCGACTGTGTTGTTACCACCCTCAATGTTTTTAACCTGGTGATCATGGCCGTTGTAAGCCTCTCGTAGCTGCTTAAGGGTCGCTGTATTACTTTCACAGTTATCAATAATGTCTCCAGTGCATTTCAGTACCGGCGTTTTAACCATAGCCTCCTGGCTAGCCGTAATCGTCACGATCGTTGAGTTCACAACGTCCATCGGCTGACCCGCTGCGTCTATGGTTATGCCTGTTTCTGTGAGCTTTACGAGCTGGCCCCACTGGCTATAGATAACCGTTTATCCGGGTTTCATGTCAGATTGCCGATGGGCTTGATGATATGACGCAATAATTACGCCTGATGAACGGTCTCCACCTAAAAACGCGATTACCACGTCAGAGCCCACCGGCAAACCAGACAAAAACCAAAGTCGCTCATACGCGGCGTATCGCCTCGCACCTCTAAGGGAGTCTGTACCTGTAGCTTTTGAATGGGGCCGCTATCGCTGGCCGCCGTCACGCGGCCAATAGATAGCGCCATCTGAACGCGGCGCAAGAGTTGCCGGTAAGCGGCGCTGATATCCATTAGTAATTAAGCTCCCTGACCTGCTGATAGAACTGGTACGGCTCAACGGTGAACGCCTCTGGCGGCATCATAGTAAGCTCGGCCGTTGTCCCACGCTTATCGCGCGTAAACGTCACCTCACAGAGCAACCAATACATATCAGTAATGTTAAAAACAGGAATGCTAACTGCCGCTGGTTGTCATCATTAACTCCGAAACGATTGCCGATAAAACGCAACGCAAACGCACGAAACGCGTCCACGCCGATAAATCCGATACCACCGCCAATAGCGATAGATATCGATTTTGGAAGGTCGGGGTATTCAAGGGCTGAAGCAAAGGTGAGCGTTAACGCGCCACACAGCAGCCCTTCCAGGATCATCTTTTTCCAGCCGCCGCCCGTATAGGCAATGCGTATTACCGCCATACCACAGGCCATCAGTACTGCGCCGATCGGCGTTTCTCCACGCCACCAGCTATGCATCACGTCATACAGATCTGGCCAGGAGTTAGGATTGTTAGGCATACGCATATCTCTCACCTCCGGCCAGCCGTGGTGTGTGGGTTAAAGAAACAAAAAACCCACCTGAGCGGGCTTGTGATAAATACACACAATACACATTAATTCGTGGCGTTTTGGTGTGTGTGGTGTCTATAATTACCCTATCAGTTAGCGAGACGGAGGATGCCTGAAGAGTTCGAAACTGATAGAGCGGTTAGAAGAAAATGGATGGACGTTGGTAAGGGTAAAAGGGAGTCACCACACGTTCAAAAATCCAGATTTTACTGACTTAGTCACAGTACCCCATCCCAGCAAGGATATTAAACCTGGAACTCTCAGGCAGATATTGAAGAAGGCCGGGATCAAGTAACCAGGAAGCGTCTCCGGGGCGCTCCTTTACGACGAACTCTACGGGGAGATAAATATGCATTACCCAGCATTTATTGAGATCGACAAAGACGGTACGGCCAGCGGGTGGTTTCCCGATGTAGATGGCTGTATTTTTGCCGGAGACTCCATTGATGATGCCTATGCTGACGCACAAAGCGCCATTGATGCGCACTTTGAAGCGTTGACCGAAAATGATATGGAAATTCCTGTACCTAAAACTATGCAGGACCACATCACAAAAGATGCGGCGCAATACACAGCTGGCCAGTGGGCGCTGGTATGGGTAAACATGGATAAGTTTGATGGACGGGCAGAGAGGATTAACATCACGCTGCCGCACCGGTTATTACACCAAATTGACGATGTTGTCAGAAACAAACCAGAGTACAAGAGCCGGAGCGGATTCATTGCCTCTGCTACGCGTAACGAGTTACACAAAGCAGTTTAGCGGCATGCCTCCGCCTTAACTTTCCCTCCCCCGGTATTTTGCCGGGGTTTTATTTTATCCAATCTCTGCTTTCGTCTGAAGAAATCGCTCTTCTTCCAGCTCAACGCCTATTGCCGTCCTTCCAAGCTTCAGCGCCGCTTTCACTGTAGCGCCCGATCCCATAAAGAAGTCGGCAACCACATCGCCCGGCCTGGTGCTGCTGGTGATGATATGTTCCATCAGTTCGGCTGGCTTCTCACAGGGATGTTTTCCCGGATAACTGGCAACCGGCTTGAACGTCCAGACGTCGGTATAAGGCACTTCGGAGGTAACGCTAAACGGTCGGCGCAGGTTTTCATACTGCTGGCGCAATTCATCGAACTGTTTACGTAGCAGCCCGTAATCCTGTTGCAGGTTTGCGTGGTTTTCCACCAGTCCTGAATAGTCATTATCGAGCGTTGAGTGCAAGCCCTTAGCTTTCGCTTTGCTGGCGAAAAGGCGTTGCAGGCTTTCGTACTGCTCACGATTTGGCAATTGCCATTGGGAACGAGAGAACCAGTGGCTGCACATCTGCCGCCCTGTTGCCTCGTTAATCTCTTTCGCAGTGACGCCCAAAGATTCCCTCGCATTGACGAAATACTCTATCAGTGGCGCGAACACGTCACCTTTCAGCTCTGCGCATTTTGAAGCATACCCGGCCTGCCCTTTGGCAAAACCTTCAGCCCCATAATGGCCGGCAAAGATAATGCTGTTTTAACATGTCTTTTATCCGTTCCGTGTCTGATGACGCACAGATAACTCGTGTTCAATTCAACAACAACTCATTTATCGCTTTCAGAATAAAAAAAGCCCCGGCAGAGGCCAGGGCTGTGAATTTTTACGATGGTAAGCTGTTGTCGTTGTCACCACCCTTAACACGTTACAATACTTTTTGCGTAACGCAGCAGAATTATTTACTATTGCAGCGCGATTGCCTTGAATAACTGAGTATTATGGCCAGCTGACGCCATGCTCAAACTCAACGGAGAACGGATGCATGGCACGTCAGATTGCGCCTGGTTACTGTATTGTCGAACGTCCGGGAAACCTGGATTTCCAGGCGCGGGAGCTGTTCAGGGATACCCGCTCCCCTGCGGCCAGCCTGTTTATGAAACTCAATGCTGATACACAGTGGCTAAAGCCCGGTCAGATATTGATTGTGGCCGATCCGGATACGACCGCACCTGTCACTACGCAGATGCTGCACAAACTCAGGCAGGCAAAACAAAATACCAATAACGCCCTTATCGGCGTCAGCGCAGAGGATGCCGGCTTTCTTCAAAAGCACTACGGCATGATTGCCGGACTGACCAGCGCCGGTGATAAAATATTTGGCACTGCGGGAGACGTGGGAGAAAAGTATTTTTCTGCCATTGAGCAGACCCTGAAGAAAATCGAAGCCAGCTATCAGAACCAGTACCGCACGCAGGGTACGCTCATCGGTCAA
Proteins encoded:
- a CDS encoding glucosyltransferase domain-containing protein, giving the protein MFSKADKKTLLIYSGFALLFIYPIIQSGGFYRDDLDRSITGQYGWRGLGRPVADILMKILSASGHYNLDLFPYTMIASCLFIAGASLLLSRHLIKLDIPNEKIVAALLIFNPFILQNMAYRYDCLGMSVAFFLATMAYTYDNSSVFKSISVKIITGVLSLTLYQPCANIFIGFLAIDFIIIAIRRHVSIKEAIALTFRKAILFISFYFIYAPFFAPKNNSRAELIPLNTEGLAHLSGTLNSLKELVLSYFYNPVYIYFTIPIVIICVFMVVSYYTHKEKILPFIIYGFISFLIFLVSLLGPAVLLQDAPVFPRSLVSFSVILVIIAIPVMHFAPCLKYVSLIPVITVFAFSAQLSSAMKSQQDYENFVFNMIAKDISSHNNLTSIGTVGWLNFNERTKILIENKPLIGYFVFPATEFLASFQLINKGLPQTLHGYGDEKGNKDRLANMINKGVTPVSYNEYYSLFISDNNAIVVLGRNYF
- a CDS encoding phage holin, lambda family gives rise to the protein MRMPNNPNSWPDLYDVMHSWWRGETPIGAVLMACGMAVIRIAYTGGGWKKMILEGLLCGALTLTFASALEYPDLPKSISIAIGGGIGFIGVDAFRAFALRFIGNRFGVNDDNQRQLAFLFLTLLICIGCSVR
- a CDS encoding type II toxin-antitoxin system HicB family antitoxin, producing the protein MHYPAFIEIDKDGTASGWFPDVDGCIFAGDSIDDAYADAQSAIDAHFEALTENDMEIPVPKTMQDHITKDAAQYTAGQWALVWVNMDKFDGRAERINITLPHRLLHQIDDVVRNKPEYKSRSGFIASATRNELHKAV
- a CDS encoding type II toxin-antitoxin system HicA family toxin, translated to MKSSKLIERLEENGWTLVRVKGSHHTFKNPDFTDLVTVPHPSKDIKPGTLRQILKKAGIK